The window TGCGAGGGAATCGAATATTTTGGGACTGCTTTTGCATCCGAAGGTGAGGCGCACTGCGAAATAGTATGCACCCTTCCAGTGAACGCCAAAAAGGTGCCAGAAGTTGGGGTGGATGGGGAGGACTTTGAAAGCGCTGGTAATGTCTGCTTTGGACAACCAGGCTCCTTGGCCTGCTAGATGGATGAGGGAGATGGTGTGGTCAATTGTGGAATACTGCATGGAGAAGTCTGGACTAGGGATTAGGCTGTTGATGCTTGGAACGGATGAGCCATGGGGGGATGAGAGGTCGATAATGAGTCTCTTTTTACCTGAATATTTCCTGGTGGCTATGCCAATTGGACTAATTCTGAATGTGGGGAAGGGTGGACTGGGAAAGGGGCCTATCATGAAGGCTTCTTTCACTTCTGCGGCGAGGAGTTTGTCTACGATGTCTGGTTCTGATCTGGCTGACTGCAGGTTGTTGCATATATGAGAAGAATCAGGCATGGTCTGCAAACCCGGGTGGAAACCGTGGGTCAATCCCTGGATGAGGTAACTGACGAACTGGCGGTCGGGGTGGTTCTTTAGGGCAGCAGCTAAAGTGCAAATGTTAATGGGAGTGTTGAGGTACTTACACAGGTTAAGCGTGGTTGGGTTGTGGTGACAGGTGGGTCTGGAATGGGCTCCACCGCAGAAGGAGCAGGTGTGGAGGAATCGGCAGCTTGAGGCATTGCAACCTAGGTCGTTGAAATTGTTGTATACCATTCTCCTGCTTTGGAAGAGGACTGGCCTTCCTCTCCTGTCAACGCCTCTGGGGAGGGGGCCGATGGCGGTGGGCTGGGTGGGAGCTGGCTTGGGGGTGATGGTGGGTGGGGGGGCCGTGGATGGCAGACTGGGGAAGACCGTCGGTGTACGTTTATTTGGGGGTGCGGAGTGAGGTAGGGGGTTCGTGAGGGTGCATTCTGTGGCTGGGTGGGAAGGTGCCCCGCATGATTGGCAGTTGAGGGAGGGGCGAGCGGCGAAAACGCGGCAATATAGTTCCGGGTCTAGTGCCCCCCAATAAGTTCCCTGGTTGAATTGGTGCAAGCGACCGGCGGCTTGGGAAGTGAAAAGTGTGTGATATGTGTAAAAGCCGTTACCGCCGAATCGCAAGGCTAAGTCCAGGATAATGGACAGGTAGTCGTCTAGCTCTGATCTGCGGTTGGGGAAAACGGAACATATCGTGTCGCGGTACAAGGAAAAAGAGAATGCAAATTCGGTTGGTGTGAGTTCCTTGGAACGAGTGGGTGTTGGCTGTTTGAGGTGGAGGGGGCCTAGAACGGTTTGTATTTCTCTTGGGATATGCGGGTAAATGTGGAAGGATGGATCAGTAGGGCTAGATCGACGTAGTTACCGGTGAGGATTTGTTGCCTGAGAGTAGGTGACACAGGTGATGGTCGGGCTGCTGTGGCTGGGCGTACTGGAGGTAGAGCGGTAGCTAGGGAGAAGCTGTTAGGTGGAGGGAGATAGGTGGGGAGAACGCTAAGTTCTGTTGCTTGCGGAGCTGTGGAAGGAAGAGGTACGTTaggtgcatgatgggaaacactgaaaacattggGGTGATGGGGTAGGGGGTTgtgagggtgggggaggggagggggaaaaggagagacaggaggaaatgagaggttTTGGTTGACTGCGTTGTAGGTCACTGCTGTGAGAATGGGTGGAGCGATGGAGCTGGTGGGTAATGCGGTGTGAGCAGCAGTTGTGGCTGTTGCGGATGAAGTAGGAAGGTTTGGAGcgagggaagaagaaaggatgCTGGGATGTAGGGATGCATGTGCTCGGGTTGATTGTGAAGTTTGGGGGGGGAATTAGAGCGCTCAGGAGGGAGGTGAGCATGAGTGTTGCTTGATACAACCTGTTGATACAACCAGGGCTGATGAAGATTGTTGAGTTGCTTCGTCGTGCGGGCGATGCGTCGTGACGTCATCGGCGCCGGATACGGCGCGGCGCAGGGAATCCGGAAGCGCTTGGGACGTCCGGGAAGGAAGAGTTGTTGATTGCGAGTAGTCGTTGAGCAGTTTGaggagctttgtttttttgtcgGAGCTATGGAAGTGGATGTTTCGCTGCTTGAGAGGGTGTCTCAGGCGGGCGACTGTCCATTTGGGTGAGTTAAGCGCTGAGGAGCGATCGGAGTGATGCCGTGGCGCGTGTGTATGGCGAAGGCTTCGCCTATCGCTTGCGTGCCTGGACCTCGGGCATGTGGGAGAGAGGCCTCTGTCGGGGACGTCGTTTTTTGGGCGGCGGAGACGGTATCTTCCCCTGTGGCTGGTGGCGGGCGACGGGCTGACTGTGGGAATTGTCGGATGATGAGGGCTGAGATCGTCGGGTGAAGTGAACTTCTGAGCGCATCCTGGTTTGCTGGCGGCGCTGGATTTGCGGAGATGGCGGTGATTCAGGGACTTCTGGAGTTGGCTCCTCGTCGAACAGGTCGCTGTCCGAAGGGTTAAGGAAGAGTTCCTGCTCCATGCGTTgaggtatatatatatatatatttttattttatttttttaattttttctcaATCGATGACTTGCGCATCGTACGAGACGTGCGGAACGAGTCAAAGAGGAGATTGGATGCGTCAGGAGCGCTTAAATAACCTGGTGCGTGATTAGGGTGTGTTTTGAGGCGTGGTCTTGTTCCTGAACCTAGTTATTAAACTACGTACAAACACTTTCTTTTCAAAGAAAAAgggtctgagagcattttgttctgcttttaaAGAAAATTTGCGCTGTACTTCATTCAATACATTTGTATTTCACAATTCGGCAGACTCCTTATTCATCATGAgtaccacacatgcacatttgccACAGAACTCAAATGTCCGCAGGTTTTTGCGTAGTTTAGAGGGGCGAGTCGTACCAGCGTATTTAGATGTCAAATTGCGTACTTGCTACGCAAAATGTGTACAGGTTGGCAGGTCTGCCTCAGGTACCTTCTTTGTCAGCATTTTAGACCTCAAGACAATCATTGAGTTGGAAGCCTATACTATAATGTGAACTACAAGATTAAATTGGATCTTTAAAAAAGACCTTTGAATGAACTCCAGCATCGATGATCCAGCGGCAGGATACTCAAGGTTGAAGACCTAACAGCTGCTGAAGAAAGCAGCTACTCCGTGCAAAAACAAAGGGTGTGGGCCCATTACCACATGTCCCTCGATGGATTTAAGTCATCCAGAGGGCTTCATCATGTCACCTGAAATGAACAGATACCACATCATGTGTTATGAGCACTTTGAGATCTGTTTCAGATATAAAGTGccataaaatgtaattattataattattatttattgtggTCATGTAGATTCCTagaatcaaaacaaaatattgagTTAGAAATGTCGATACAAGATCCAATTAACACTACCTTGAATGATCAAGTAGGGGGTGCTGGGGAGTTCTGCAGTATTAACCTCCACAGCAGTGGCACATGGCTGTAACATAGTAACACACAATAGGATAGAATTAACATTAAAGGATAAATATCGTTCATTGGTCAGAGGTAAATCAGGTATCAATGTAAAAAATGGCATCTAATGTAATCactcattttgcattttaaatatttgaataaaaaatCTTACATCAACTTCAAGCATCAAATTCTCCTTCGGCTCTTTGAAGTACGACATTAGGAGCAGCAGGATGCAGGCAGCCTTGTCAGAGTCTGGATCACAGCAGGCCAGAACATCGCGGATCTTGGGGTTGTCCAGTGTTGCACAGTAATCCAGGATGGTCTGTCCTCGTCGACTAATTGCCTCCTACAGTCTTTTGAAGGACATCGGCCTTCGTCAGGAGGCCAAAGTGTGAGAATAGGTATTtctgagagaagagaaagggtCACTCCAGTTTGATCTTGGACATGGCGGGGCAGACACTTTGTTATGGTATTTCCGAAGGATCCGTATGTCTTTTTCATTATTGGTTCTGCTCTCGCCGCCCCACTCATTCCTTCCTCTGTGTATACAGGTATACAAATGTATTGTTAGTACCCAAGTAACAATTTGGTCTCGTAGCCGCCCCCCACACCCACCCCTCCAGCACAGTGTTCAGATCTGGACAAATGACTTAAGTCACCCAAATTTGCATTAAACAAAATTCACCAAAAAGACAGTAGATTGCATGCCTGAGTAGATGTTGAGCAGATCCCTCTTCATATTCTCCAACGTTGCCTCGGTCTCCCACTCTGGCAAATCTGGTGAGCCCCACCTTATAGCTCAGAAGTTGGAGCAGGTCGTCTCATGACTGAAGGGTTAGCAGTTTGATTCCCAGCTGTGACTATCTAAATAGATCCATTCCACAGCAGTCATGTTGCACTGTCATAGCGGAGTAAGCACAGGTGTACTTTATCAAATGAATTAAgatcacattttatttagtgTGTCACAGCCTTGCCAGAGAGCCACTATGCACAATATAAGCACCCTGGCTCAGCTAAATCCTAAATGGAACAGGGCCATAACAGTTTAATGCTGTAAAATCCGAGgatactgtagtttttacagATATTCATTGGGATATTACAGGGGAACTTAATTACAACaagttactgtaaaataatactGTTAATTATTGTAAAATGCTGGTAATTTATTACAGTGTACATGGAGGGACAAAGGAGAGGTGAATCAaatctgaatgtgaaaaaaatgcAGAGCCCTCATTCCTGCTTCCTGATGCAACTCTGCAAAACCTGATTGGTCCTAATAAACCGAGATTACCTTTTGGTCACTCATTTGGCAAAAATTATCTGCTCCAGTTCTTGTCACCTAAATCATTATAATTACTATATATTGGCTTTAGTCAGCTTTGTTGTGGCTGCTTTCAAACTCTTGTAAACTTCTGTAATATTATGAGATCATTTGTGTCACTCAGCTATGactgcttttaaaatgacatggTTGAAAATTTCAACAAAACCATGTCATCTGCTTAAAACACTTACTCCACTATAGG of the Chaetodon auriga isolate fChaAug3 chromosome 16, fChaAug3.hap1, whole genome shotgun sequence genome contains:
- the LOC143333912 gene encoding uncharacterized protein LOC143333912; translation: MEQELFLNPSDSDLFDEEPTPEVPESPPSPQIQRRQQTRMRSEVHFTRRSQPSSSDNSHSQPVARHQPQGKIPSPPPKKRRPRQRPLSHMPEVQLLPSYRSTSSTPSHSSPTITCVTYSQATNPHRSELDDYLSIILDLALRFGGNGFYTYHTLFTSQAAGRLHQFNQGTYWGALDPELYCRVFAARPSLNCQSCGAPSHPATECTLTNPLPHSAPPNKRTPTVFPSLPSTAPPPTITPKPAPTQPTAIGPLPRGVDRRGRPVLFQSRRMVYNNFNDLGCNASSCRFLHTCSFCGGAHSRPTCHHNPTTLNLCKYLNTPINICTLAAALKNHPDRQFVSYLIQGLTHGFHPGLQTMPDSSHICNNLQSARSEPDIVDKLLAAEVKEAFMIGPFPSPPFPTFRISPIGIATRKYSGKKRLIIDLSSPHGSSVPSINSLIPSPDFSMQYSTIDHTISLIHLAGQGAWLSKADITSAFKVLPIHPNFWHLFGVHWKGAYYFAVRLTFGCKSSPKIFDSLAESLCWILTNNHKVPYVIHLLDDFLTISPPSSPPAKALTTLTTTFHELGVPISPDKTEGPKTSLDFLGITLNTVSLQASLPPEKTHRIALLISNFLLAHRCTKHQLLSLLGHLHYATHIIPQGRSFVSHLLSIASSVPSLHNYVTLDQTCKMELKLWFQFLSSWNGISFFYDNHVTAQEDMHLFTDAAPSIGFGGYYNGKWFSAMWPDEFTSLPPSSTICELYPIVIAAILWGHEWSKKIIVIHSDNSAVVNIINKGRSHVLDIMQFIRRLTLISAQHQFIIRASHIPGHKNLIADSLSRFSFQKFRQLAPTSDHFPTPVPPFSATIFN